The Buteo buteo chromosome 23, bButBut1.hap1.1, whole genome shotgun sequence genome contains the following window.
tcaaACCCCTTGTTTACCAGGGATGAAAATGAGCATTCATTTCCACAGCAACAACCCTGCAATTTCTTTTGCCCGAAAGAATTAGAGTGGGAGCAGTAACCTTTGTCCACCCAAGACGGTGTGACAAACGCCTGGGATATTcagagttattttctttctccacatCAGCTAGCTATGTTCACAGCAAGGTCTAGCAGCTCCAGGCATTGTCAGCCCTGTACCAAACCACCCTAAACCTCACGATGATGGCTGGAGTACGTTATACATGGACATGGTTAGAGATGAACAGTAAACGGTCAATTTTATCGTGATGGTTTTAAACATCATTTTCCATCTAGAAAAGCGAAAGGCTTCAATCAGCATTTCACTCACAGCATCGATCTCGTTGAGAATCTTCCACTGCTCGTACGTGACGCCCAGGGACTCGGCCGTCTGGATCGTCCTTTTCAGCTGGCTCGTCCACACCTTCAGCTCAACAATTTCCTGCTCTTCGATGAACTTCTTCAGCGCCTGAGcgaactggaaaaaaagtcaggGGAGGTtaggagggagcaggagctgctgccgcCGTTAAAAGCATCATTTCAAGGGCTGTGGCTGTCGCGGCAAGATCCAGCTGCGGGGCTGCCCCTCGCAGGAGTCGGATGCAGAGCCCGGCTCTGACCCTGGTCACACAACACTTGACAAATACAGCAAGCCGGGTGCTGCCAAACACATACCTGCTTCCCGCGTGGTGACAGACCAGAATCCCCACCAATCTTGCCAACAAGGTTATATTCACTCTCACCGTGTCGGCAAAGGTAGATGGTACGCGGCTGGACATGAATGTTCATTAGGTAATAGACGATTTTACTCTGGATGTAATCTTGGACTCTGTTTACTAGGAACCGCTGTCCCACATTGATCACTTTAATGAAGGAAAGATCTCTGGAGTCAACATAAAATAAGAACACCCACACGactggttttaaaaatgaagcacgTGCATCTGCGGGTGTAATCTAGCTATTCATCCTCTAGTAAAGGCATCAGCACTACCACTGGGTCGCTCCAGCAGACAGAAAAGACACTGAACTGCCGTGCTTAAACAAGGAGCTGCGTTACACTGCCGTACACTAGagaaaaatcctttcaaatCACTTGGGACCCGAGGATATCACCTTCACACACAAGCAGTCGTGCTTTGGGAGAGCAGAGACTCCAGCAGACGCGTTACAGCATCCTGAGCCAGAGAACAGCAGcgacaaagcaaagcagctcatGGGTACAAGGACAAAATGCACCCCGGGGCTTTGCTTACTTGTCATACGCATCGGGATCGAGAGGCTGGTAAGTGACCTTGTAGCACTCTATCCTCTTCAGGAAATCATCCATCACATTCTCCCTGTTCCTCTCCGGGTAGTCGGGGCTGGAAACTTTCACCTCCTGATCAACAGACAGTGCCACTTTGTGAGAGTTAAGCAAACTCAACAGGGAACAAAAGCAACGCTGAATAACATTATTCTTCCCCTTTGAAACAAATACGCAGTGTTTAACGCTGCCCTGTGGAAAAACCTGCTCCTGGAGAGGAAACAAAGGGCGACTCTGAAGGCACTGTAGTGCTTGGCCCTGCGACAGACACAGCTGGCTGGCTGTTAGCTGTCCCTGCAAGCCGCCcgctgcctgccttcccttgACAAGGAATCACGCTTCAAGGTCAAACATTTCTCAGCTTCATTTGATTTCCACCTTCTCACATAACTAACTGCATCCTCAGCATTTATAAACCTGCGAACCTTAGCTGCTTAGTTCCAAGGTGAAATGTAAGAGCAAGGCATGTGCGGACATTCCTGTAAGCTATCGCAGCTGGTGACCTTGCACCGAGCACCCACAGTAGGTACTGCCAGCTCAGCCTGGAAAATGCAGTACGCACCAGGATATTGGCAGCAATGACTTCTGGATCGTCGCAGACGGACTCCACAAAAAACACCTACGAAGACAGCAAGGAAGTGTATTTCAGAGAGCCAAGAACTCTGCCCTGAATCAAAACTCGAGAGCTCCTGCCCCAGGGAGCAGTAATGTCCCTTGGAGCAGCAACTCCAAGTTAAATACAGGAGCACTACcttgaaagcattttctttagcAAAATTTAAGATCAGGTCCCGTCTTTCTCGAGTTGTGTTGGTTGCATCAAACACCTACCAGAAAACGAGTAAGGAGCAATGAGCAAGTTTTCCCAAGGCTTTTTAACCAGCCCCAAATCATTTGGGGTTACAATCAGGTCCCCAAACGCCCCGGGCAGCTTTGAACTACCCAGATGTAAAACTATGTTTAGTTCAGAAAAGTCTTACAGCTATCTGCCCACACTCCTCCAAGAGATAAGCCTTCACGTCTTCTAGAGCCACTAAGGCACATCGTCTGCAGGAGAGAAACGGGTATTGTCAGAGCTGACATAAAGTGTTCAGACGGCAAGGCTTCTGAACCGCTGGGGAGACATTTAAACaccttctccctctgcccacGGAGCACCCACCCCTGCGTCTTTCCAAGAGGCCCGGAGGCTCTGCGGAGATCACAAGGCATCTGCATCTACGACCTGCTTCACCACCAGGCGTTCGCAGCCCCGGCTCTTTGTGTCAGCCCGAAGGCAACAACAAAACTCCCACGCGCAGCCCCTCTGGCAGGATCCCTGCGCAGGCATTACACGTTATTTTGTGCTCCTCAAACGCAGAGCCTGCCAAGACCTGAGACTAACCAGACCACCACGGATCGGTTCAGCCCCCTGACGCCGACTTACTTGCGGATTTCCATGGCTTCTTTGTTATCGTGCCTGAAGAAGTCATAGGACTTGTAAGACTTCACTGCTTCCCGGCGATACACTCCTAAATTAAACACTTCACACACAAAAGACGAGCGCGTGAGACTGACGGCTTTCTGCAGACAGATCTCACGGCGCTTTCGGCAAAGGGCAGAGCCATCCCCGCACCGGGGCGAGCCGGCGGCCCCCGCACGCACCTTTGGTGGGCACCCCGATCCAGTTGAGGTAGCGGGTGAGCTTCTTGGACACGTAGGTCTTGCCGCGCGCGGGGAGACCGATCATCACGATCAGTGTCGGGGAGTTTGTCATGTAGGAAGCCCAtgctgccaaaaaaaaaccccaaaccccaaaccccaggagcatcagctgcattgccgagcagctgggagcaaaaAAGCGAGTTCCAACCCAAAGCCATCCCCCGTGCGGAGGTGCCCTGTCTCCCGGACGGACAGACAGCTGCTGTGCATCCCAGAATGGGCTGGCCGTCGTGTCCTTGAAGGTAATTAACCGCTGCGAGCGGCGGCTGGACGCTCTCCGGTCTCCCGGGCGCCTAATGGGACCGAGGTAGGGCTTTTAGCGTTACCACTATTTACCGACTGGGCGGGAGCTGTCAAGGGCAgaagaaagatgcttttaaCAAAACGGTCACGTTCTCTCAGAAAACAGCCGCAGCAAGCTCTGGAAAGGCCCGGGGAgaagggggtttgggggaaaaagcaggggaagggggCCATGGCAGCACCCACAAGTCAAAAAACCGAGAGGCGTGGGGGTGAGCAGCGCCGGGCACCCACGCGGGAAGGGCACCGGGACGGAGAGCGCGACCCCGCGCGGGATGGAAACGCGTTTTAAGGAAGACGCGCGCTTTTTTAAGCGGCACGCCCAGCGTTGTCCCCCTTTTtatggttttgggggggggggggtgtggttttgttttttttttttccccctgaaataGATGAAAGTCACgtttcccctctgccccccccccctccccttccccgggcCGGGGTTACTCACAGCACTTCTTCTCGCCGCCGCGCAGGGCGCCGGTCCTGCCCCGCGGGGGTCCGCCGTGCCGGGGCACCGCCGACATggctccgcgccgccgcgcCACATGCAAATCGCATGCAAATCGACGGCCGCCGACCGGCGCTACGTCACGGGCGCGCTCCGCTATGCAAATGAGATCGCCGCCCGCCAGCGGCGCGCTCCGGGCGTCTCCTCTTTCTCCCCGCCCCTCCGCCACCGCGGCGCTCTGACTGGCTGCAGCCCGGCCAATGGCGGAGCGCGGCGGGAGGTCTCGCGAGAGGAAGCGGGGCGGAAGCGGAAGCGGCGGCCGgtcggggaggaggaggaagaggaggaggaggcggcggcggcggcggcggcggcggcggcggcggcggccccgccgagGATGCTGCGGCTGCGCTGCAAGGCCCGGAGCGGCACCCACCCGCTGCCCGGCCTCACGGCCCACTCCCGCCTCCGCGACATGCAGGCAGCCCTGGCCGCCCTTACCGGCGTCCCCGTCCCGGCCCAGCGTCTCCTTCTCGGTTTCCCGCCGCGGAGCCTGGACCTCAGCGACGGCGAGCGGCGACTCGGAGACCTCGGGATCCACTCGGGTGAGCGGCCGGGCGCCCTAGGCCTGCGCGGTGGTGATGAGGAGGGGGCGGGCACCGGCGCTTTGCGGCCTCTGCTGCCCTGCCGGCTGCAATTACCGCAATTAAAAGAGGCTGCGGCCCAGCACGCCCCTCATCAGCCGGTTGTCGGGCCGGTTCCGCCTGCCGGGGGTTGCTGTCAACAGCCCGTGCTCGGGAGGGACTCCTGCTCGCCAGTAGCGCCGGTGGTGGTTTTGCCCGCGTCGCCGGGGGTCCGGAGGTAAAAagcagggggctggagggggacggggacggggagcCGGTACACGGCAGGCGAGTAGGCCGGAGCCCGCCGTGTACACTCGGTCGGTGAGTCGCGGTGCTACCGGCTGTTTTGGCTGAGGGTGTTTTCCATCAGGATACCGTGCTGCTGGGGCGAACGAGTGCCGTCCTGAATAATAACGACGCAACTGTGTTGTTCTGTTTtaggagcagcagcatctttaACTGCCATCTGCATGTTTCTCTCAACTCTCCCTCCTTCTGTGTTTGACAGGCGATACTCTAATAGTTGAAGAGGATACGTCCAAACCCAAGACCGACTCGCCTGTAGTTGCGAAAAGAACGATGTCTAACTTGGTTAGGGAAGCCGTGCCTGTGCTTGCGAGGAGGGTTGTTCCGGCAGATAACTCCTGTCTCTTCACCAGTGTGTACTATGTGGTGGAGGGGGGCGTTTATGACCCAGGTTGCGCTCCAGAGATGCGCAGTCTAATAGCCCAGATAGTAGCAAGTGATCCTGAATCTTACTGTGAGGCAGTTTTAGGGAAAACTAACAGGGAGTATTGTGACTGGATCAGAAGAGAAGAGACTTGGGGAGGAGCCATCGAAGTGTCCATTTTATCCAAATTTTACCAGTGCGAAATCTGTGTGGTGGACACACAGACAGTCAGAATCGACCGTTTTGGGGAAGATGCTGGTTACACTAAGCGGGTCCTTTTAATTTATGATGGGATTCATTACGACCCACTTGAGCGTAAAATCCCTGACTCGGACATTCCTCCCCAGACCATTTTCTCCACAACTGATGATATTGTTCTTGCACAAGCGTTGGAGTTGGCAGATGAAGCCAGACGGAAGAGGCAGTTTACCGATGTGAATCACTTTACGCTGAGGTGCATGGTGTGCCAGAAGGGACTAACTGGACAAGTGGAAGCCAGAGAACACGCCAAGGAGACTGGACACACCAACTTCGGGGAAGTGTGACATCTGCATGAGGATGGTTACATCGACTACCTCACCGATCCAGAATAAAATTCTGGATTTCCAGATAAGCTGTATGTAATCATAAAATTCCGTTCACAAAGCTTGAAAAGCATATTAACTTAACGATGGCCAAGATGCACAGGTTTGTTATGGTTAGTGACTTTTCCAACAGATTTGAAATAGGTATCTTCTCGCATGCTAACTTATAGTACTTTGGCAGGTGGTATACACTGGCAGCTAAAACttgatttctgaaataatattcTCTTTGTGTATGCGATCTGAGCGGACATAAAAAACCAGGCTCGTTCAACACTAGTGTAAAATCTAGCCTCTGAATTAATCTCCGTATTATGTTTTCAGGGTAATTAAATTCATCTAAGGGTTTGGGAAACACATGTATCAGCATTACTTATACTAAGAATTAGACTCTGCACGTACAAGCAGTTCTTGCAGGGGAAACTGCTCATTTGGTGCacaatttttaatggaaagagtATCTCCAAAGCTGCCCTATACTATGTTACCATCAGAAGTAGAATGTATTGTTTATGTGAAGTCATGGctttagagaaagaaatggcCTCTAAGCTTTAAGATAGCCTTCT
Protein-coding sequences here:
- the PFKFB2 gene encoding 6-phosphofructo-2-kinase/fructose-2,6-bisphosphatase 2 isoform X7 → MSAVPRHGGPPRGRTGALRGGEKKCSWASYMTNSPTLIVMIGLPARGKTYVSKKLTRYLNWIGVPTKVFNLGVYRREAVKSYKSYDFFRHDNKEAMEIRKRCALVALEDVKAYLLEECGQIAVFDATNTTRERRDLILNFAKENAFKVFFVESVCDDPEVIAANILEVKVSSPDYPERNRENVMDDFLKRIECYKVTYQPLDPDAYDKDLSFIKVINVGQRFLVNRVQDYIQSKIVYYLMNIHVQPRTIYLCRHGESEYNLVGKIGGDSGLSPRGKQFAQALKKFIEEQEIVELKVWTSQLKRTIQTAESLGVTYEQWKILNEIDAGVCEEMTYAEIEAKYPDEFALRDQEKYLYRYPGGESYQDLVQRLEPVIMELERQGNVLVISHQAVMRCLLAYFLDKSADELPYLRCPLHTILKLTPVAYGCKVETITLNVEAVNTHRDKPSLDSRMASLTV
- the PFKFB2 gene encoding 6-phosphofructo-2-kinase/fructose-2,6-bisphosphatase 2 isoform X5, with the translated sequence MQMPCDLRRASGPLGKTQGRCALVALEDVKAYLLEECGQIAVFDATNTTRERRDLILNFAKENAFKVFFVESVCDDPEVIAANILEVKVSSPDYPERNRENVMDDFLKRIECYKVTYQPLDPDAYDKDLSFIKVINVGQRFLVNRVQDYIQSKIVYYLMNIHVQPRTIYLCRHGESEYNLVGKIGGDSGLSPRGKQFAQALKKFIEEQEIVELKVWTSQLKRTIQTAESLGVTYEQWKILNEIDAGVCEEMTYAEIEAKYPDEFALRDQEKYLYRYPGGESYQDLVQRLEPVIMELERQGNVLVISHQAVMRCLLAYFLDKSADELPYLRCPLHTILKLTPVAYGCKVETITLNVEAVNTHRDKPSLDSNNLPASQTPVRMRRNSFTPRASADTVKRPRHYSVGSKPLDLLGAFPALEAQDGADQPQLQVGVQVVPVLRSPSPPSHHHPRLSVVLSEIQTLPGVLNTVSVPT
- the PFKFB2 gene encoding 6-phosphofructo-2-kinase/fructose-2,6-bisphosphatase 2 isoform X3 is translated as MQLMLLGFGVWGFFLAAWASYMTNSPTLIVMIGLPARGKTYVSKKLTRYLNWIGVPTKVFNLGVYRREAVKSYKSYDFFRHDNKEAMEIRKRCALVALEDVKAYLLEECGQIAVFDATNTTRERRDLILNFAKENAFKVFFVESVCDDPEVIAANILEVKVSSPDYPERNRENVMDDFLKRIECYKVTYQPLDPDAYDKDLSFIKVINVGQRFLVNRVQDYIQSKIVYYLMNIHVQPRTIYLCRHGESEYNLVGKIGGDSGLSPRGKQFAQALKKFIEEQEIVELKVWTSQLKRTIQTAESLGVTYEQWKILNEIDAGVCEEMTYAEIEAKYPDEFALRDQEKYLYRYPGGESYQDLVQRLEPVIMELERQGNVLVISHQAVMRCLLAYFLDKSADELPYLRCPLHTILKLTPVAYGCKVETITLNVEAVNTHRDKPSLDSNNLPASQTPVRMRRNSFTPRASADTVKRPRHYSVGSKPLDLLGAFPALEAQDGADQPQLQPQGGNACLEPAASVTRETLASLSASE
- the PFKFB2 gene encoding 6-phosphofructo-2-kinase/fructose-2,6-bisphosphatase 2 isoform X1, whose translation is MQLMLLGFGVWGFFLAAWASYMTNSPTLIVMIGLPARGKTYVSKKLTRYLNWIGVPTKVFNLGVYRREAVKSYKSYDFFRHDNKEAMEIRKRCALVALEDVKAYLLEECGQIAVFDATNTTRERRDLILNFAKENAFKVFFVESVCDDPEVIAANILEVKVSSPDYPERNRENVMDDFLKRIECYKVTYQPLDPDAYDKDLSFIKVINVGQRFLVNRVQDYIQSKIVYYLMNIHVQPRTIYLCRHGESEYNLVGKIGGDSGLSPRGKQFAQALKKFIEEQEIVELKVWTSQLKRTIQTAESLGVTYEQWKILNEIDAGVCEEMTYAEIEAKYPDEFALRDQEKYLYRYPGGESYQDLVQRLEPVIMELERQGNVLVISHQAVMRCLLAYFLDKSADELPYLRCPLHTILKLTPVAYGCKVETITLNVEAVNTHRDKPSLDSNNLPASQTPVRMRRNSFTPRASADTVKRPRHYSVGSKPLDLLGAFPALEAQDGADQPQLQVGVQVVPVLRSPSPPSHHHPRLSVVLSEIQTLPGVLNTVSVPT
- the PFKFB2 gene encoding 6-phosphofructo-2-kinase/fructose-2,6-bisphosphatase 2 isoform X2 — translated: MSAVPRHGGPPRGRTGALRGGEKKCSWASYMTNSPTLIVMIGLPARGKTYVSKKLTRYLNWIGVPTKVFNLGVYRREAVKSYKSYDFFRHDNKEAMEIRKRCALVALEDVKAYLLEECGQIAVFDATNTTRERRDLILNFAKENAFKVFFVESVCDDPEVIAANILEVKVSSPDYPERNRENVMDDFLKRIECYKVTYQPLDPDAYDKDLSFIKVINVGQRFLVNRVQDYIQSKIVYYLMNIHVQPRTIYLCRHGESEYNLVGKIGGDSGLSPRGKQFAQALKKFIEEQEIVELKVWTSQLKRTIQTAESLGVTYEQWKILNEIDAGVCEEMTYAEIEAKYPDEFALRDQEKYLYRYPGGESYQDLVQRLEPVIMELERQGNVLVISHQAVMRCLLAYFLDKSADELPYLRCPLHTILKLTPVAYGCKVETITLNVEAVNTHRDKPSLDSNNLPASQTPVRMRRNSFTPRASADTVKRPRHYSVGSKPLDLLGAFPALEAQDGADQPQLQVGVQVVPVLRSPSPPSHHHPRLSVVLSEIQTLPGVLNTVSVPT
- the PFKFB2 gene encoding 6-phosphofructo-2-kinase/fructose-2,6-bisphosphatase 2 isoform X6, with the translated sequence MSAVPRHGGPPRGRTGALRGGEKKCSWASYMTNSPTLIVMIGLPARGKTYVSKKLTRYLNWIGVPTKVFNLGVYRREAVKSYKSYDFFRHDNKEAMEIRKRCALVALEDVKAYLLEECGQIAVFDATNTTRERRDLILNFAKENAFKVFFVESVCDDPEVIAANILEVKVSSPDYPERNRENVMDDFLKRIECYKVTYQPLDPDAYDKDLSFIKVINVGQRFLVNRVQDYIQSKIVYYLMNIHVQPRTIYLCRHGESEYNLVGKIGGDSGLSPRGKQFAQALKKFIEEQEIVELKVWTSQLKRTIQTAESLGVTYEQWKILNEIDAGVCEEMTYAEIEAKYPDEFALRDQEKYLYRYPGGESYQDLVQRLEPVIMELERQGNVLVISHQAVMRCLLAYFLDKSADELPYLRCPLHTILKLTPVAYGCKVETITLNVEAVNTHRDKPSLDSGASSQRHP
- the PFKFB2 gene encoding 6-phosphofructo-2-kinase/fructose-2,6-bisphosphatase 2 isoform X4, producing MSAVPRHGGPPRGRTGALRGGEKKCSWASYMTNSPTLIVMIGLPARGKTYVSKKLTRYLNWIGVPTKVFNLGVYRREAVKSYKSYDFFRHDNKEAMEIRKRCALVALEDVKAYLLEECGQIAVFDATNTTRERRDLILNFAKENAFKVFFVESVCDDPEVIAANILEVKVSSPDYPERNRENVMDDFLKRIECYKVTYQPLDPDAYDKDLSFIKVINVGQRFLVNRVQDYIQSKIVYYLMNIHVQPRTIYLCRHGESEYNLVGKIGGDSGLSPRGKQFAQALKKFIEEQEIVELKVWTSQLKRTIQTAESLGVTYEQWKILNEIDAGVCEEMTYAEIEAKYPDEFALRDQEKYLYRYPGGESYQDLVQRLEPVIMELERQGNVLVISHQAVMRCLLAYFLDKSADELPYLRCPLHTILKLTPVAYGCKVETITLNVEAVNTHRDKPSLDSPQGGNACLEPAASVTRETLASLSASE
- the YOD1 gene encoding LOW QUALITY PROTEIN: ubiquitin thioesterase OTU1 (The sequence of the model RefSeq protein was modified relative to this genomic sequence to represent the inferred CDS: deleted 1 base in 1 codon; substituted 1 base at 1 genomic stop codon), which codes for MQIDGRRPALRHGRAPLCKXDRRPPAARSGRLSFSPPLRHRGALTGCSPANGGARREVSREEAGRKRKRRPVGEEEEEEEEAAAAAAAAAAAAAPPRMLRLRCKARSGTHPLPGLTAHSRLRDMQAALAALTGVPVPAQRLLLGFPPRSLDLSDGERRLGDLGIHSGDTLIVEEDTSKPKTDSPVVAKRTMSNLVREAVPVLARRVVPADNSCLFTSVYYVVEGGVYDPGCAPEMRSLIAQIVASDPESYCEAVLGKTNREYCDWIRREETWGGAIEVSILSKFYQCEICVVDTQTVRIDRFGEDAGYTKRVLLIYDGIHYDPLERKIPDSDIPPQTIFSTTDDIVLAQALELADEARRKRQFTDVNHFTLRCMVCQKGLTGQVEAREHAKETGHTNFGEV